One window of Actinomycetota bacterium genomic DNA carries:
- a CDS encoding acyl-CoA dehydrogenase family protein, whose amino-acid sequence MARTSPENGAGRFVADLLGPEDHMLMESLREFVDREVMPVRRELDREARAGSRSLLNGLLRKLQPLGLPGGVLPEEYGGSGLGSALTLALAAEEVSRGDASLFQVVAGTILALRPAVLAGNEELLRRFSPHFARSEEIRQGCLAVHEEPATGDVLNVALLGSNLETKAVRAKGGWKLHGGKVWCPNAGQAGIYCVTAGEDPSRGREGLVLVYCEATDEGFRFLGRRETAGLLSASFGDIRLEGVRVPLSDRAAGPEEDAEILLDNLAFSRLLGAASCVGVAQGAFEEVLDFTSERLAAGKPIRQHSVCACILADIATAIQTGRDAYACAARVFDQAEKGLRSSPAVLSRASMARHHCGRAAVEVTNRAMELMGSYGYVTDYHVEKYWRDARTLHLLDAVPQQLKMDIAGGYYRLDPFHPNPVYEKLRRP is encoded by the coding sequence ATGGCCCGGACATCACCGGAAAACGGCGCAGGACGTTTCGTCGCGGATCTCCTGGGGCCAGAGGACCACATGCTCATGGAATCCCTCAGGGAATTCGTCGACCGGGAGGTCATGCCGGTGAGGAGGGAGCTGGACCGGGAGGCGAGGGCGGGATCGCGGTCGCTCCTTAACGGGCTGCTGCGCAAGCTTCAGCCGCTGGGCCTTCCCGGCGGGGTGCTGCCCGAGGAGTACGGGGGCTCGGGCCTGGGGTCGGCCCTCACCCTGGCCCTGGCGGCGGAGGAGGTGAGCCGCGGGGACGCCTCCCTCTTCCAGGTGGTGGCGGGGACGATACTGGCCCTGCGGCCGGCCGTTCTGGCCGGCAACGAAGAGCTTCTGCGCCGCTTCTCCCCGCATTTTGCGCGCAGCGAGGAGATCCGCCAGGGTTGCCTGGCCGTCCACGAAGAGCCCGCCACCGGGGATGTCCTGAACGTCGCGCTGCTGGGATCGAACCTGGAAACGAAGGCGGTTCGGGCCAAGGGGGGCTGGAAGCTGCACGGCGGCAAGGTCTGGTGCCCGAACGCGGGCCAGGCGGGCATCTATTGCGTCACAGCCGGCGAGGACCCCTCCCGCGGGAGGGAAGGCCTGGTCCTGGTCTACTGCGAGGCGACGGACGAGGGTTTCCGTTTCCTGGGCCGCCGGGAGACAGCGGGACTGCTCTCCGCGTCCTTCGGGGACATACGGCTGGAGGGGGTAAGGGTTCCCCTTTCCGATAGGGCGGCTGGGCCGGAAGAGGACGCCGAGATACTCCTGGACAACCTGGCCTTTTCCCGCCTGCTGGGGGCGGCATCGTGCGTGGGCGTGGCCCAGGGTGCCTTCGAGGAGGTGCTGGACTTCACCAGCGAGCGCCTGGCGGCCGGGAAGCCCATCCGCCAGCACAGCGTCTGCGCCTGCATACTGGCGGACATCGCCACCGCCATCCAGACGGGAAGGGATGCCTACGCCTGCGCGGCGCGCGTCTTCGACCAGGCGGAGAAAGGCCTACGCTCCTCTCCCGCGGTGCTCTCCCGCGCCTCCATGGCGAGGCATCATTGCGGCCGTGCGGCGGTGGAGGTCACCAACCGGGCCATGGAGCTCATGGGCTCCTACGGGTACGTGACCGATTACCACGTGGAGAAGTACTGGAGGGACGCGCGCACCCTGCATCTCCTGGACGCCGTGCCCCAGCAGCTGAAGATGGACATCGCGGGCGGTTACTACCGCCTCGACCCCTTCCACCCCAACCCCGTCTACGAGAAGCTTCGTCGCCCGTAG
- a CDS encoding acyl-CoA dehydrogenase family protein, giving the protein MDEPISIERRENRFMRELVGPGDTFLIDLIRDFIDREIMPIRREMEASTRGDFALVEEVQRKLVGLGFQGAFLPPEYGGWNLTSALTYCVIVEEFGRGEPACIAALGGGAWAFRPAVIACNRTLLEDFAPRFTSGEPYVACFAMTEPSGGCNIENVDMHGRGIHTRAVLDGDEWVIDGAKVWPTNSGIADVYCVVCNTDPELGDEGIALIYVPVPTEGFSFGRFEDKAGFRASREGDFYFDAVRVPRAYRAAGPGKDAVLLHDNLIFARLFSASWAVGIAQGAFDEVLAFARDHKLAGRPLRQHSEAANLLADMAIGIQVGRDSYVNAAYMFDHPETYGSRTSRHMLSRSTLAKVFCCDMAVEVTNRAMELMGMYGAERARNVEKYWRDNKIIQLWEGGAQLGRMDVARGYYPYDQFYPNDLYEAAQSRRGKRG; this is encoded by the coding sequence ATGGATGAGCCCATCTCCATCGAGAGGCGCGAGAACAGGTTCATGCGGGAGCTGGTGGGCCCCGGGGACACGTTCCTCATCGACCTGATAAGGGATTTCATCGACCGGGAGATCATGCCCATCCGCAGGGAGATGGAGGCGAGCACCCGCGGCGATTTCGCCCTGGTGGAGGAGGTGCAGAGGAAGCTGGTCGGCCTGGGCTTCCAGGGCGCCTTCCTCCCCCCGGAGTACGGGGGCTGGAACCTGACCTCCGCCCTCACCTACTGCGTGATCGTGGAGGAGTTCGGGCGCGGGGAGCCGGCCTGCATCGCCGCCCTGGGAGGCGGGGCCTGGGCCTTCCGGCCGGCGGTGATAGCCTGCAACCGCACGTTGCTGGAGGATTTCGCCCCCCGCTTCACGAGCGGGGAACCCTACGTGGCCTGTTTCGCCATGACCGAGCCCTCCGGGGGATGCAACATCGAGAACGTGGACATGCACGGCAGGGGCATCCATACCCGGGCGGTGCTGGACGGGGACGAATGGGTGATCGACGGGGCCAAGGTGTGGCCCACCAACTCCGGCATCGCCGACGTCTACTGCGTGGTGTGCAACACCGATCCCGAGCTGGGGGACGAGGGCATCGCCCTCATCTACGTGCCCGTCCCCACGGAAGGGTTCAGCTTCGGGAGGTTCGAGGACAAGGCGGGATTCCGCGCCAGCCGCGAGGGGGATTTCTACTTCGACGCCGTGCGCGTGCCCCGGGCGTACCGGGCGGCGGGGCCGGGAAAGGACGCCGTGCTCCTGCACGACAACCTCATCTTCGCCCGCCTTTTCAGCGCCTCGTGGGCGGTGGGTATCGCGCAGGGGGCCTTCGACGAGGTCCTGGCCTTCGCCCGCGACCACAAGCTCGCCGGGAGGCCCCTCCGCCAGCACAGCGAGGCGGCCAACCTGCTGGCGGACATGGCCATCGGCATCCAGGTGGGGAGGGACTCCTACGTGAACGCCGCCTACATGTTCGACCATCCCGAGACCTACGGCTCGCGCACCTCGCGGCACATGCTCTCGCGCTCCACGCTGGCCAAGGTCTTCTGCTGCGACATGGCGGTGGAGGTGACCAACAGGGCCATGGAGCTCATGGGCATGTACGGCGCGGAACGCGCCCGCAACGTGGAGAAGTACTGGCGGGACAACAAGATAATCCAGCTCTGGGAGGGCGGCGCCCAGCTGGGACGCATGGACGTCGCCCGGGGCTACTACCCCTACGACCAGTTTTACCCTAACGATCTCTACGAGGCGGCGCAGTCCCGGCGAGGAAAGCGAGGGTAG
- a CDS encoding response regulator: MIDDEPAIHRLVKIILEQEGFQVEGMEERAEARRSVKLGKPDVIILDLMMPEVDGFEILKMLKEDDETREIPVIILTVRILSEDREKALSMGADLYMTKPFEPSQLVEAVRSLAGPSAC, translated from the coding sequence GTGATAGATGACGAGCCGGCAATCCACCGCTTGGTGAAGATCATCCTGGAACAGGAGGGATTCCAGGTGGAGGGCATGGAGGAGAGGGCGGAGGCCCGGCGGTCGGTGAAGCTGGGGAAGCCCGACGTGATCATCCTCGACCTCATGATGCCGGAGGTGGACGGCTTCGAGATACTCAAGATGCTCAAGGAGGACGACGAGACGAGGGAGATCCCCGTCATCATCCTCACCGTGCGCATCCTCAGCGAGGACAGGGAGAAGGCCCTGTCAATGGGCGCCGACCTCTACATGACGAAGCCCTTCGAGCCGTCGCAACTGGTGGAGGCGGTGAGGTCCCTGGCGGGTCCCTCCGCCTGTTAG
- a CDS encoding Ppx/GppA family phosphatase, protein MRWLHGEEAVKAAAVDIGTNSVRLLIAEVAEGGGAPTLRTLHRRMRITRLGEGVDESGLLRREALQRTGRVLEEYRELLREEGVTALLVAATSAVRDAANASAFQAMVKGVMGAGARVLTGREEAFLSYVGATYDLGELEPVGRALLVVDIGGGSTEIILGRGGEVIRDWSLDVGCVRMSERFLKTDPPTPREREEMEAFLRGRMAPLAREIGPYEPSLAVGLAGTVTTLSGLRQGLSEYDGDAIHHTRLTRGDVEELYATLSALPCAARRDLMRLEPGRADVIVGGCGVLAVFMRELALDSLLVSEKDILDGLALEAAGCSHAARGGRARPEAPGSHGT, encoded by the coding sequence ATGCGCTGGCTTCATGGGGAGGAAGCGGTGAAGGCGGCCGCCGTGGATATCGGGACCAACTCGGTGCGCCTGCTCATCGCCGAGGTGGCGGAAGGTGGCGGGGCGCCGACCCTGCGTACCCTGCACCGGCGCATGCGCATAACGCGGTTGGGAGAGGGCGTGGACGAATCGGGGTTGCTGCGGCGGGAAGCCCTGCAGCGCACCGGGCGCGTCCTGGAGGAGTACCGGGAACTGCTGCGCGAGGAGGGAGTCACGGCCCTGCTGGTAGCCGCCACCAGCGCCGTGCGCGACGCGGCGAACGCATCCGCCTTTCAGGCCATGGTGAAGGGGGTCATGGGCGCCGGCGCCCGGGTGCTGACGGGGAGGGAGGAGGCCTTCCTGTCCTATGTCGGCGCCACCTACGACCTGGGCGAGCTCGAGCCGGTCGGCAGGGCGTTGCTGGTGGTGGACATCGGGGGCGGTTCCACCGAGATAATCCTGGGGCGTGGCGGCGAGGTGATAAGGGATTGGAGCCTGGACGTGGGCTGCGTGCGCATGAGCGAGAGGTTCCTCAAGACGGATCCTCCCACCCCGCGGGAGAGGGAGGAGATGGAAGCCTTCCTGCGCGGGCGCATGGCGCCGCTCGCGCGGGAGATCGGGCCGTACGAGCCCTCGCTCGCCGTGGGGCTGGCGGGGACCGTCACCACCCTCTCGGGTTTGAGGCAGGGGCTGAGCGAGTACGACGGCGATGCCATACACCACACCCGCCTGACCCGAGGGGACGTGGAGGAACTCTACGCGACGCTCTCCGCTCTCCCCTGCGCCGCGAGGCGCGACCTCATGCGCCTGGAGCCGGGGCGGGCGGACGTGATAGTTGGCGGTTGCGGCGTGCTGGCGGTGTTCATGCGTGAGCTCGCCCTGGACAGCCTGCTGGTGAGCGAGAAGGACATCCTCGACGGCCTGGCGCTGGAGGCGGCCGGATGCTCGCACGCAGCCCGTGGCGGGAGGGCGCGTCCCGAAGCACCTGGCTCACACGGAACTTGA
- a CDS encoding DUF501 domain-containing protein has product MAGGAVHCEEMRQEDRLLVERQLGRPLRGEVAVASRCPHGRVQVIATSPLLEDGTPFPTLFWLTCPLLQRAVSRLEGSGFREELRRRLEGDEDFAAALRRAEEGYREARSAWARRLGVAERVEALYGDREGIGGTVAGGLKCLHAHLAHYLAGGANPVGAEICAELGDVQRDECGGECAGFMGRKR; this is encoded by the coding sequence ATGGCTGGAGGAGCCGTGCATTGCGAAGAGATGCGGCAGGAGGACCGCTTGCTGGTGGAAAGGCAGCTCGGCCGTCCGTTGCGGGGCGAGGTGGCGGTCGCCTCGCGCTGCCCCCACGGCAGGGTGCAGGTGATCGCCACCTCGCCCCTTCTCGAGGACGGCACGCCCTTCCCCACCCTCTTCTGGCTTACCTGTCCCCTGTTGCAGCGTGCCGTTTCTCGTCTGGAGGGAAGCGGGTTCAGGGAGGAACTGCGTCGCAGGCTGGAGGGCGACGAGGATTTCGCCGCGGCGTTGCGCAGGGCCGAGGAGGGCTACCGCGAGGCGAGGTCGGCCTGGGCGCGGCGGCTGGGAGTCGCGGAGAGGGTGGAGGCGCTCTACGGCGACAGGGAGGGCATCGGGGGGACGGTCGCTGGGGGCTTGAAGTGCCTGCACGCCCACCTTGCCCACTACCTGGCAGGCGGCGCCAACCCGGTGGGAGCCGAGATATGCGCGGAGCTGGGCGACGTGCAGCGCGATGAATGTGGCGGGGAATGCGCTGGCTTCATGGGGAGGAAGCGGTGA
- a CDS encoding MaoC family dehydratase N-terminal domain-containing protein produces the protein MLYYQDFKVGEKLVTRGRTVTEADIVMFAAFSGDWYPLHVDREYAARSPFGERIAHGMLVLSVATGLMPLTEWALIAFYGMDRVRFVNPTKIGDTLHVEAEVVDKREKDERGGVVSFLMEVKNQKGESMAVADFKVFIASRR, from the coding sequence ATGTTGTACTACCAGGATTTCAAGGTGGGGGAGAAGCTCGTGACCCGCGGACGTACCGTGACCGAGGCGGACATAGTCATGTTCGCGGCCTTCAGCGGCGACTGGTATCCCCTGCACGTGGACCGGGAGTACGCGGCGAGGAGCCCCTTCGGGGAGAGGATAGCCCACGGCATGCTGGTGCTCTCGGTGGCGACGGGGCTCATGCCGCTCACGGAGTGGGCCCTCATCGCTTTCTACGGCATGGATCGCGTGCGCTTCGTGAACCCCACGAAGATAGGAGACACCTTGCACGTGGAGGCGGAGGTGGTCGACAAGCGGGAGAAGGACGAGCGCGGAGGCGTGGTCTCCTTCCTCATGGAGGTGAAGAACCAGAAGGGCGAGAGCATGGCGGTCGCCGACTTCAAGGTGTTCATAGCGTCGCGCCGGTGA
- a CDS encoding acyl-CoA dehydrogenase family protein: MALSPFFTEEHEMLRQSIREFTEKELAPHADEWEEQGSFPDWVFTRLGELGFLGLHYPEEYGGGGGDYFTNIVLAEELSRCGSGSVNMAVAVQVGMATPPILAFGTEEQKQKYLVPAIKGEKIACLGITEPNAGSDVAGIQTYAEKVPGGWRVNGNKIFITNGARAHFMTLLARTEKRKGYKGMSVFLVDTDTPGFVVNRKLDKVGMRASDTAEIFFEDMFIPEDALLGEEGRGFYNIMWELQGERLIGAAAAIGGARLTLESVVEYTKERVQFGKPICKNQAIAHRIADLATKIEAAQSLVYLCAWKYDRGEYPVKEISMAKLIAAQVACEVADEALQFMGGYGYMMEYPVQRAWRDARLGRIGGGTDEIMREIIATTMGLYA; this comes from the coding sequence ATGGCCCTCAGTCCCTTTTTCACCGAGGAGCACGAGATGCTCCGCCAGAGCATCCGCGAGTTCACCGAGAAGGAGCTCGCGCCGCACGCCGACGAATGGGAGGAACAGGGAAGTTTCCCCGACTGGGTCTTCACGCGCCTGGGCGAGCTTGGCTTCCTCGGCCTCCACTACCCCGAGGAGTACGGGGGCGGCGGGGGCGATTACTTCACCAACATAGTCCTGGCGGAGGAGCTCAGCCGCTGCGGCAGCGGCAGCGTCAACATGGCCGTGGCCGTGCAGGTGGGCATGGCCACCCCTCCCATCCTGGCCTTCGGCACGGAGGAGCAGAAACAGAAATACCTGGTGCCCGCCATCAAGGGCGAGAAGATAGCGTGCCTGGGCATCACCGAGCCCAACGCCGGTTCCGACGTGGCCGGCATACAGACCTACGCCGAGAAGGTCCCGGGGGGCTGGAGGGTCAACGGCAACAAGATCTTCATCACCAACGGCGCCCGGGCCCACTTCATGACCCTCCTGGCACGCACCGAGAAGCGCAAGGGCTACAAGGGCATGAGCGTCTTCCTGGTGGACACGGACACCCCGGGCTTCGTCGTCAACCGCAAGCTGGACAAGGTGGGCATGCGCGCTTCGGACACGGCGGAGATATTCTTCGAGGACATGTTCATCCCCGAGGACGCCCTGCTGGGCGAGGAGGGACGCGGTTTCTACAACATCATGTGGGAGCTGCAGGGGGAAAGGCTCATCGGCGCCGCGGCGGCCATCGGCGGCGCGCGCCTGACCCTGGAGAGCGTGGTGGAATACACCAAGGAGAGGGTGCAGTTCGGCAAGCCCATCTGCAAGAACCAGGCCATCGCCCACCGCATCGCCGACCTGGCCACCAAGATAGAGGCCGCGCAGTCGCTGGTATATCTCTGCGCCTGGAAATACGACCGCGGCGAATACCCGGTGAAGGAGATATCCATGGCCAAGCTCATCGCCGCCCAGGTGGCCTGCGAGGTGGCCGACGAGGCCCTGCAGTTCATGGGGGGCTACGGTTACATGATGGAGTACCCGGTGCAGAGGGCCTGGCGCGACGCCCGCCTGGGGCGCATCGGCGGCGGCACGGACGAGATCATGCGGGAGATCATCGCCACCACCATGGGCCTCTACGCCTGA
- a CDS encoding dehydratase, translated as MAELCDLRYGDVQVGQEIPSFSHTFDRMDAVVYAGASGDFNPIHTNPFFARDVAMLPDVIAHGLFNMALLGKTVMDWIGDPGYLKKLSCQFRGMVIPGETVTFRGRVREKLEGNLVVLDVWAEKGDGSDVLKGGEAVVYLP; from the coding sequence ATGGCCGAGCTCTGCGACTTGAGATACGGGGACGTGCAGGTGGGCCAGGAGATCCCCAGTTTTTCCCATACGTTCGACCGCATGGACGCCGTGGTCTACGCCGGGGCCAGCGGGGACTTCAACCCCATCCACACCAACCCTTTCTTCGCAAGGGACGTGGCCATGCTCCCCGACGTCATCGCACACGGGCTCTTCAACATGGCCCTGCTGGGCAAGACGGTCATGGACTGGATCGGCGACCCCGGGTACCTGAAGAAGCTGTCCTGCCAGTTCCGGGGCATGGTCATCCCGGGGGAGACGGTCACCTTCAGGGGCAGGGTGCGCGAGAAACTGGAGGGCAACCTGGTGGTGCTGGACGTCTGGGCGGAGAAGGGGGACGGGAGCGACGTCCTCAAGGGCGGCGAGGCCGTGGTCTACCTTCCCTGA
- a CDS encoding MaoC family dehydratase N-terminal domain-containing protein yields MIDHRWIGKAYGPIKYEVGREKMREYAAAAKDYRPIFHDEEFAAGTAYGDIIAMPNFAAVYALRGAGMLLLDQEIKLNLAMLVHGAQEFEWFTVVKPNDVITETGKVADIYEKGNLDFIVYEGEARNQRGELVCRSRATFIIRGGGA; encoded by the coding sequence ATGATAGATCACCGCTGGATAGGCAAGGCCTACGGCCCCATCAAGTACGAGGTGGGCCGGGAGAAGATGCGGGAGTACGCCGCCGCCGCCAAGGACTACCGTCCCATCTTCCACGACGAGGAGTTCGCCGCGGGTACCGCGTACGGCGATATAATCGCCATGCCCAACTTCGCCGCGGTGTACGCGCTGCGGGGGGCGGGAATGCTCCTCCTGGACCAGGAGATCAAGCTGAACCTGGCCATGCTGGTGCACGGCGCGCAGGAGTTCGAGTGGTTCACGGTGGTCAAGCCCAACGATGTCATCACCGAAACGGGCAAGGTGGCGGACATCTACGAAAAAGGCAACCTGGATTTCATCGTCTACGAGGGCGAGGCGCGCAACCAGCGGGGCGAGCTGGTGTGCCGCTCGCGGGCCACCTTCATCATCCGGGGAGGTGGCGCGTGA
- a CDS encoding RNA polymerase sigma factor — translation MSTLEELAESAAGGDKEAFAALYERLLEPVYRYLYWSLSSPEEAEDLAQEAFVRCLANIAAFDARKASFKSWVFRIAHNLLVDHLRRGRRTQELPAELESGQEPPSEAVEEEERRRAVYSVLKELPEAQRQVIVMKYFTEMSNEEVGAVLGRSPGAVNALQHRALRKLGRLLEKRGWH, via the coding sequence TTGAGCACCTTGGAGGAACTGGCGGAAAGCGCCGCCGGCGGCGATAAGGAGGCGTTCGCCGCGCTGTACGAGCGATTGCTTGAGCCGGTCTACCGTTACCTTTACTGGAGCCTTTCCTCGCCGGAGGAAGCGGAAGACCTGGCGCAGGAGGCCTTCGTGCGGTGTCTCGCCAATATCGCCGCCTTTGACGCCCGCAAGGCGTCCTTCAAATCCTGGGTCTTCCGTATCGCCCATAACCTGCTGGTCGATCACCTGAGGCGCGGGAGAAGGACGCAGGAGCTCCCCGCAGAGCTGGAGTCGGGGCAGGAACCGCCGTCGGAGGCGGTGGAGGAAGAGGAGCGGAGGCGCGCTGTATACAGCGTGCTGAAGGAGCTTCCCGAGGCGCAGAGGCAGGTCATCGTGATGAAATATTTCACCGAGATGAGCAACGAGGAGGTGGGCGCGGTCCTGGGCCGCAGCCCGGGAGCCGTCAATGCCCTGCAGCACAGGGCGCTCAGGAAGTTGGGCAGATTGCTGGAGAAGAGGGGTTGGCACTGA